GGCGGCCCGGCGGATTCGCGGCGGGTGCACGGCACGGCTCGTGGCCGCCGATCTCGACGCGGAACGGCCGTGGTTCGCCACGCAGTACGTGCCCGGCCCCTCCCTGCACGACAAGGTCGCCGACGAGGGCTCGCTGGGCGCGGCCGAGGTCGCCGCCATCGGGGCCGCCCTGTCGGAGGGGCTCGTCGCGGTGCATGAGGCGGGGGTCGTGCACCGGGATCTCAAGCCGTCCAACATCCTGCTGTCCCCCAAGGGGCCGCGGATCATCGACTTCGGCATCGCCTGGGCGACCGGGGCCTCCACGCTCACTCATGTGGGTACGGCCGTCGGGTCGCCCGGCTTCCTCGCGCCCGAGCAGGTGCGCGGGGCCGCCGTCACCCCGGCCACGGACGTGTTCTCGCTGGGGGCGACCCTGGCGTACGCCGCCATGGGTGACTCGCCCTTCGGGCACGGCAGTTCCGAGGTGATGCTGTACCGCGTGGTGCACGAGGAGGCGCACCTGGGCGGGGTGCCCGACGCGCTGGCCCCGCTCGTGCGGGCCTGTCTCGCCAAGGATCCGGAGGAACGGCCCAGCACGCTCCAACTGTCGCTGCGGCTCAAGGAGATCGCCTCACGGGAGGCTCAGGGGCTCGCTGACGTCCGGCCGCCCGCGCCGCGGGCCGGCGAGAGCGACCGGCCCACGGGACGGCTCGCCGAGCCGAGCTATCCGGAGCAGCAGCGCGCCCAGCGCCGTCCGCAGGGGCAGCCGCCGGGTCCCACGCAGCGCACTCCCCCGCCCCGCGGCACGTCCTCGCGCGGGCCCGCCCCGTCGCGCAACGGGTCTGCGTCCCGGAGCGGTGGGCGGCCCACGCCGGCCTCGCGGAACACGACGCGCTCCGGCAACCGTCCGGCGCCCCGCAGCGGCGCCGGCCGTCCGGGTCCCAGGACCACGGGGACGGGGCGTCGGCCCGCCAATCCCCGGCTGCTGCGCCAGCGGCTGTTCGTGTTCGTCGTGGTGACGGTGCTGGCGGCGCTCGGTATCGCCGCGGCCCAGGGATGTCAGGGTCCGGCGCGGGGGCTCGACGGCGACCGTGGTGTCGTACGCCATGAGCAGCCGCACGTGACGCCGCCCGACCGGTCGACGGACTAGCGGGTCACAGGCTCGGCAGGATCCGGTCGAAGAACTCCAGGTCCCCTTCGAAGACCGGGTCCAGGGCCGGAAACTCCTGCGGGGTGATCCAGCGGGCCTCGGCCACCTCCACGGGGTCGGGAACCACCTCGCCTTCGTCGGCGCGGGCGGTCCACCAGTGGAGGCGGTAGCGGCCGTCGTCGGTCTCGGACTCCCAGACCTTCGCGAGCGGTACGACGGTGAGGCCGACCTCCTCGCGTACCTCGCGGAGCAGCGCCTCCCGTTGGGTCTCGCCCGGTTCGACGCGGCCGCTGAGGGGTTGCCAGTAGCCGGGGCGGGAGACGGTGGGGCCGCGGCGGATGACCAGCAGTCGTTCGGCTCGGAGCAGGACCGCGACGATCGCCTCGCCCTGGGGCATCGGGCTCCTAGAGCTCGGGGCGGCCGGTGGCCACCGCGTAGAAGGCGACCGCGGCCGCCGCGCCGACGTTGAGCGAGTCGACGCCGTGGGCCATGGGGATGCGGACCCATTCGTCGGCGGCGACCAGGGCCTGGGTGGAGAGGCCGTCGCCCTCAGCGCCGAGCATCAGGGCGACCCGGTCCATCTTGTGAGGGGCGGCCTCGTCGAGGGTCTTGGCCTTCTCGTCCGGGGTGAGGGCGAGGAGGGAGAAGCCGGCCTCGCGGACGGACTCCAGGCTCTTGGGCCAGGTGTCGAGACGGGCGTAGGGGACCGAGAAGACGGCGCCCATGGAGACCTTGACGCTACGGCGGTACAGCGGGTCGGCGCAGTCCGGGGAGAGCAGGACCGCGTCCATGCCGAGCGCCGCCGCCGAACGGAAGATCGCGCCGATGTTGGTGTGGTCGTTGACCGACTCCATGACCACCACGCGGCGGGCGGTCTGGAGGAGGTCGGTCGCCGTCGGGAGCGGCTTGCGCTGCATGGAGGCGAGCGCGCCGCGGTGCACGTGATAGCCCGTGACCTGCTCGGCAAGCTCCGGGCTGACCGCGTAGACCGGGGCCGG
Above is a window of Streptomyces sp. NBC_00490 DNA encoding:
- a CDS encoding serine/threonine-protein kinase, which produces MNMAMMRLRREDPRVVGSFRLHRRLGAGGMGVVYLGSDKKGQRVALKVIRPDLAEDQEFRSRFAREVSAARRIRGGCTARLVAADLDAERPWFATQYVPGPSLHDKVADEGSLGAAEVAAIGAALSEGLVAVHEAGVVHRDLKPSNILLSPKGPRIIDFGIAWATGASTLTHVGTAVGSPGFLAPEQVRGAAVTPATDVFSLGATLAYAAMGDSPFGHGSSEVMLYRVVHEEAHLGGVPDALAPLVRACLAKDPEERPSTLQLSLRLKEIASREAQGLADVRPPAPRAGESDRPTGRLAEPSYPEQQRAQRRPQGQPPGPTQRTPPPRGTSSRGPAPSRNGSASRSGGRPTPASRNTTRSGNRPAPRSGAGRPGPRTTGTGRRPANPRLLRQRLFVFVVVTVLAALGIAAAQGCQGPARGLDGDRGVVRHEQPHVTPPDRSTD
- a CDS encoding NUDIX domain-containing protein, which codes for MPQGEAIVAVLLRAERLLVIRRGPTVSRPGYWQPLSGRVEPGETQREALLREVREEVGLTVVPLAKVWESETDDGRYRLHWWTARADEGEVVPDPVEVAEARWITPQEFPALDPVFEGDLEFFDRILPSL
- a CDS encoding TrmH family RNA methyltransferase, yielding MADLITVEDPDDPRLRDYTGLTDVELRRKREPAEGLFIAEGEKVIRRAKDAGYEMRSMLLSAKWVDVMRDVIDELPAPVYAVSPELAEQVTGYHVHRGALASMQRKPLPTATDLLQTARRVVVMESVNDHTNIGAIFRSAAALGMDAVLLSPDCADPLYRRSVKVSMGAVFSVPYARLDTWPKSLESVREAGFSLLALTPDEKAKTLDEAAPHKMDRVALMLGAEGDGLSTQALVAADEWVRIPMAHGVDSLNVGAAAAVAFYAVATGRPEL